A single genomic interval of Osmia lignaria lignaria isolate PbOS001 chromosome 9, iyOsmLign1, whole genome shotgun sequence harbors:
- the LOC117606506 gene encoding uncharacterized protein LOC117606506 isoform X1 has protein sequence MWREQEQIHLHPQHPQQQILHRGIIGTVERTHHRSTTMDLPGPSNPRASRNMAEKQRRDNLNTNISAMATLIPTVAESPRKMDKISILRLAAAFLRMRYALGRGTLDFLPRELGELDLEQYIVDNLIGTGGFFLVLTTTGKIVYVSRQVQEHLGHAQADLLGHSLYTFVHPKDHDELNKNLTPDEMQGVVSSSTSQITDGLNDNSISSEDSSSSNNERRPFREQRRSFELRILHRTASRREHTQYECLEVSGMLRLADACKNPESNANRMRHREVSSTSNDIVFVGVARVMMKRPITEISIMDANKDEYVTRHLVDGRIIYCDHRVSVVAGYLSEEVSGLSAFSFMHKDDFRWTMIVLRQMYDRVETCGSSCYRLLSKTGEFIYLRTHGYLEFDKDTQTVESFVCINTLVSEEEGIRLVKQMKKRFSATVSDTTRTMIQCKDDASFDLGTDSQQSNSKSSVEDPSQLEDAITHLVSDLSSSVSEDHMSDSPVPNEQYAKAAMVSQHLPPAATQASKLGIKKIDHYLVVQGKGNRTPKQTSKTNNDKYEKQRNPRSIGKTITIHDVTHIQDTKDPKISAPLNEVIVANNTSVERSINVPRDPGTSHPNVCRNFNILSPAAVVNEPKSIVSSSLHESPCDIKVEHAIDVFKRQQEPIIEYHESGIADNSIASDAKTSHQYSLKRIYSDEDIRTSCNKKRHSNVTYVSDKNDEPQNVSYVDCRPFVTEEYLDIPTDFNQYSNIGSQSLKLAESPNSTLNEGIVDYQQVDSSVPLLPPNPDDEFIHDLKDDPLLSPSLNANPDIIMKIFDDLRHVPIFENSFNETKVQLADNNAINNEIKRKHLQLMNSISLQESQLNVLARDLKNPALQAKRGSLTPLQAEHNMQKQILETLQQDHHNIQINIKHNIGV, from the exons TAATCCAAGGGCGTCGCGGAACATGGCAGAAAAACAACGCCGCGACAATCTCAACACAAACATCTCGGCAATGGCTACACTTATACCCACGGTCGCCGAAAGTCCGAGGAAGATGGACAAGATATCCATCCTGAGGCTGGCAGCCGCCTTCCTCAGGATGCGATAcg CACTCGGGCGAGGCACACTTGACTTTCTACCTCGGGAACTCGGCGAGTTGGATCTGGAACAGTATATCGTCGAC AACTTGATCGGAACTGGAGGGTTTTTTCTCGTGCTCACCACTACCGGGAAAATAGTCTACGTCAGCCGGCAAGTCCAGGAACACCTTGGTCACGCTCAG GCGGATCTGCTCGGCCACTCCCTGTACACGTTCGTCCATCCGAAGGATCACGACGAACTGAACAAGAACCTCACCCCGGACGAGATGCAAGGAGTGGTGAGTTCGTCCACGTCGCAGATCACGGACGGCCTGAACGATAATTCCATTTCCTCGGAGGACTCGTCGTCCTCGAACAACGAGAGGAGACCGTTCCGCGAGCAGAGGCGAAGTTTCGAGCTGAGAATATTGCATCGTACCGCGTCGAGACGGGAACACACGCAGTACGAATGCCTCGAAGTTTCCGGGATGCTTAGGCTCGCGGACGCTTGCAAAAATCCTGAATCAAATGCCAATCGAATGAGACATCGAG AAGTCAGTTCGACGAGCAACGACATCGTTTTCGTGGGTGTAGCAAGGGTAATGATGAAACGTCCGATCACGGAAATATCCATAATGGATGCGAACAAGGACGAGTACGTGACGAGACACTTGGTGGACGGCAGGATTATTTATTGCGACCACAGGGTATCGGTGGTCGCCGGTTACTTGTCCGAGGAGGTGTCAGGTTTGAGCGCCTTCAGTTTCATGCACAAGGACGATTTCAGGTGGACGATGATCGTTCTGCGTCAGA TGTACGATCGCGTAGAGACCTGTGGATCATCTTGTTATAGGCTACTATCGAAAACgggagaatttatttatttacgtacGCACGGCTACTTAGAGTTCGATAAGGACACGCAAACTGTTGAATCTTTTGTGTGCATAAACACATTAGTATC GGAAGAGGAGGGTATTAGACTGGTTAAACAAATGAAGAAGAGATTCTCAGCCACCGTGTCCGATACAACGCGAACGATGATCCAGTGCAAGGACGACGCATCGTTCGATCTG ggCACCGACTCGCAGCAATCGAACTCGAAGAGCAGCGTGGAAGATCCGTCACAGCTGGAAGATGCCATCACACATTTGGTTAGCGATTTGTCGTCGTCCGTGTCCGAGGATCATATGTCGGATAGCCCGGTACCTAACGAACAGTACGCGAAGGCCGCTATGGTATCGCAGCATCTACCACCGGCTGCTACACAAGCTAGTAAATTAGGCATCAAGAAGATCGATCACTATTTAGTGGTGCAAGGTAAAGGCAATCGAACTCCGAAGCAAACGTCTAAAACGAACAATGATAAATACGAGAAACAAAGGAACCCGAGGTCTATCGGAAAAACGATAACGATCCACGATGTGACGCATATTCAAGATACGAAGGATCCGAAGATTTCAGCACCGTTGAACGAGGTGATTGTTGCTAATAATACCAGTGTAGAACGGAGCATAAATGTTCCAAGGGATCCTGGAACGTCTCATCCGAACGTCTGTAGGAATTTCAATATTCTGAGTCCTGCTGCGGTAGTCAATGAACCTAAGAGCATCGTCTCCAGCTCGTTGCATGAAAGTCCTTGTGACATCAAGGTAGAACACGCGATTGATGTGTTCAAGCGTCAACAGGAACCCATAATAGAGTATCATGAGAGCGGTATAGCGGATAATAGCATCGCTTCAGATGCTAAAACGAGTCATCAGTACTCGCTGAAGAGGATATACAGCGACGAAGATATTAGGACGAGTTGCAATAAAAAGAGGCACAGTAATGTCACTTATGTGTCAGATAAAAACGATGAACCACAAAATGTTTCCTATGTCGATTGCAGACCTTTTGTTACCGAAGAATACTTGGATATACCGACCGACTTCAACCAGTACAGTAATATTGGCTCTCAGTCGTTGAAGCTTGCAGAGTCACCGAATTCAACCTTGAACGAAGGCATCGTGGATTATCAGCAAGTGGATTCCAGCGTGCCACTGTTACCACCGAATCCGGATGACGAGTTCATTCATGATCTGAAGGATGACCCTTTGCTGAGTCCAAGCCTGAACGCCAATCCAG atattataatgaaaatattcgATGACCTCAGGCATGTACCTATTTTTGAAA ACTCCTTCAACGAGACGAAAGTACAACTAGCAGATAACAAT GCAATCAATAATGAGATAAAAAGGAAACACTTACAGCTAATGAATAGCATATCGTTACAAGAATCGCAACTGAACGTTCTGGCACGAGATTTAAAGAACCCAGCTTTACAGGCAAAACGAGGAAGTCTAACGCCGTTACAG GCGGAGCATAATATGCAAAAACAGATTCTTGAAACCTTGCAACAAGATCAtcataatattcaaataaacataAAACACAATATCGGTGTATAA
- the LOC117606506 gene encoding uncharacterized protein LOC117606506 isoform X2: MKDDVDEDDGGALSSTSVPETTISYGNPRASRNMAEKQRRDNLNTNISAMATLIPTVAESPRKMDKISILRLAAAFLRMRYALGRGTLDFLPRELGELDLEQYIVDNLIGTGGFFLVLTTTGKIVYVSRQVQEHLGHAQADLLGHSLYTFVHPKDHDELNKNLTPDEMQGVVSSSTSQITDGLNDNSISSEDSSSSNNERRPFREQRRSFELRILHRTASRREHTQYECLEVSGMLRLADACKNPESNANRMRHREVSSTSNDIVFVGVARVMMKRPITEISIMDANKDEYVTRHLVDGRIIYCDHRVSVVAGYLSEEVSGLSAFSFMHKDDFRWTMIVLRQMYDRVETCGSSCYRLLSKTGEFIYLRTHGYLEFDKDTQTVESFVCINTLVSEEEGIRLVKQMKKRFSATVSDTTRTMIQCKDDASFDLGTDSQQSNSKSSVEDPSQLEDAITHLVSDLSSSVSEDHMSDSPVPNEQYAKAAMVSQHLPPAATQASKLGIKKIDHYLVVQGKGNRTPKQTSKTNNDKYEKQRNPRSIGKTITIHDVTHIQDTKDPKISAPLNEVIVANNTSVERSINVPRDPGTSHPNVCRNFNILSPAAVVNEPKSIVSSSLHESPCDIKVEHAIDVFKRQQEPIIEYHESGIADNSIASDAKTSHQYSLKRIYSDEDIRTSCNKKRHSNVTYVSDKNDEPQNVSYVDCRPFVTEEYLDIPTDFNQYSNIGSQSLKLAESPNSTLNEGIVDYQQVDSSVPLLPPNPDDEFIHDLKDDPLLSPSLNANPDIIMKIFDDLRHVPIFENSFNETKVQLADNNAINNEIKRKHLQLMNSISLQESQLNVLARDLKNPALQAKRGSLTPLQAEHNMQKQILETLQQDHHNIQINIKHNIGV, translated from the exons TAATCCAAGGGCGTCGCGGAACATGGCAGAAAAACAACGCCGCGACAATCTCAACACAAACATCTCGGCAATGGCTACACTTATACCCACGGTCGCCGAAAGTCCGAGGAAGATGGACAAGATATCCATCCTGAGGCTGGCAGCCGCCTTCCTCAGGATGCGATAcg CACTCGGGCGAGGCACACTTGACTTTCTACCTCGGGAACTCGGCGAGTTGGATCTGGAACAGTATATCGTCGAC AACTTGATCGGAACTGGAGGGTTTTTTCTCGTGCTCACCACTACCGGGAAAATAGTCTACGTCAGCCGGCAAGTCCAGGAACACCTTGGTCACGCTCAG GCGGATCTGCTCGGCCACTCCCTGTACACGTTCGTCCATCCGAAGGATCACGACGAACTGAACAAGAACCTCACCCCGGACGAGATGCAAGGAGTGGTGAGTTCGTCCACGTCGCAGATCACGGACGGCCTGAACGATAATTCCATTTCCTCGGAGGACTCGTCGTCCTCGAACAACGAGAGGAGACCGTTCCGCGAGCAGAGGCGAAGTTTCGAGCTGAGAATATTGCATCGTACCGCGTCGAGACGGGAACACACGCAGTACGAATGCCTCGAAGTTTCCGGGATGCTTAGGCTCGCGGACGCTTGCAAAAATCCTGAATCAAATGCCAATCGAATGAGACATCGAG AAGTCAGTTCGACGAGCAACGACATCGTTTTCGTGGGTGTAGCAAGGGTAATGATGAAACGTCCGATCACGGAAATATCCATAATGGATGCGAACAAGGACGAGTACGTGACGAGACACTTGGTGGACGGCAGGATTATTTATTGCGACCACAGGGTATCGGTGGTCGCCGGTTACTTGTCCGAGGAGGTGTCAGGTTTGAGCGCCTTCAGTTTCATGCACAAGGACGATTTCAGGTGGACGATGATCGTTCTGCGTCAGA TGTACGATCGCGTAGAGACCTGTGGATCATCTTGTTATAGGCTACTATCGAAAACgggagaatttatttatttacgtacGCACGGCTACTTAGAGTTCGATAAGGACACGCAAACTGTTGAATCTTTTGTGTGCATAAACACATTAGTATC GGAAGAGGAGGGTATTAGACTGGTTAAACAAATGAAGAAGAGATTCTCAGCCACCGTGTCCGATACAACGCGAACGATGATCCAGTGCAAGGACGACGCATCGTTCGATCTG ggCACCGACTCGCAGCAATCGAACTCGAAGAGCAGCGTGGAAGATCCGTCACAGCTGGAAGATGCCATCACACATTTGGTTAGCGATTTGTCGTCGTCCGTGTCCGAGGATCATATGTCGGATAGCCCGGTACCTAACGAACAGTACGCGAAGGCCGCTATGGTATCGCAGCATCTACCACCGGCTGCTACACAAGCTAGTAAATTAGGCATCAAGAAGATCGATCACTATTTAGTGGTGCAAGGTAAAGGCAATCGAACTCCGAAGCAAACGTCTAAAACGAACAATGATAAATACGAGAAACAAAGGAACCCGAGGTCTATCGGAAAAACGATAACGATCCACGATGTGACGCATATTCAAGATACGAAGGATCCGAAGATTTCAGCACCGTTGAACGAGGTGATTGTTGCTAATAATACCAGTGTAGAACGGAGCATAAATGTTCCAAGGGATCCTGGAACGTCTCATCCGAACGTCTGTAGGAATTTCAATATTCTGAGTCCTGCTGCGGTAGTCAATGAACCTAAGAGCATCGTCTCCAGCTCGTTGCATGAAAGTCCTTGTGACATCAAGGTAGAACACGCGATTGATGTGTTCAAGCGTCAACAGGAACCCATAATAGAGTATCATGAGAGCGGTATAGCGGATAATAGCATCGCTTCAGATGCTAAAACGAGTCATCAGTACTCGCTGAAGAGGATATACAGCGACGAAGATATTAGGACGAGTTGCAATAAAAAGAGGCACAGTAATGTCACTTATGTGTCAGATAAAAACGATGAACCACAAAATGTTTCCTATGTCGATTGCAGACCTTTTGTTACCGAAGAATACTTGGATATACCGACCGACTTCAACCAGTACAGTAATATTGGCTCTCAGTCGTTGAAGCTTGCAGAGTCACCGAATTCAACCTTGAACGAAGGCATCGTGGATTATCAGCAAGTGGATTCCAGCGTGCCACTGTTACCACCGAATCCGGATGACGAGTTCATTCATGATCTGAAGGATGACCCTTTGCTGAGTCCAAGCCTGAACGCCAATCCAG atattataatgaaaatattcgATGACCTCAGGCATGTACCTATTTTTGAAA ACTCCTTCAACGAGACGAAAGTACAACTAGCAGATAACAAT GCAATCAATAATGAGATAAAAAGGAAACACTTACAGCTAATGAATAGCATATCGTTACAAGAATCGCAACTGAACGTTCTGGCACGAGATTTAAAGAACCCAGCTTTACAGGCAAAACGAGGAAGTCTAACGCCGTTACAG GCGGAGCATAATATGCAAAAACAGATTCTTGAAACCTTGCAACAAGATCAtcataatattcaaataaacataAAACACAATATCGGTGTATAA